From Bacillus oleivorans, the proteins below share one genomic window:
- a CDS encoding ABC transporter ATP-binding protein, producing MKKIIIGDHLVKSYGEGEEKRNVLDGVSVEINEGEFVAVMGPSGSGKSTLLFALSGMDGVNSGKVVFDSRDLSAVGEKELSDIRRTKMGFVFQQPTMLKNLNILDNIILPSMRDNKNTGKISEKARALMKRVGIAELEKRDITQVSGGQLQRAGICRALMNSPKIIFGDEPTGALNSKSAQEIMDIFSEINTDGTAVMLVTHDAKVAARTDRIMFMRDGKIESELKLLKYDGTDTDGRVEKVMVKMREIGI from the coding sequence ATGAAGAAGATTATTATCGGCGATCATCTTGTAAAATCTTACGGTGAGGGCGAGGAAAAGCGCAATGTTCTGGACGGAGTATCCGTTGAAATAAACGAGGGCGAGTTCGTTGCGGTTATGGGACCTTCTGGCTCGGGAAAATCGACACTGTTGTTTGCACTAAGCGGCATGGATGGCGTTAATAGCGGAAAGGTCGTTTTTGACAGCAGAGATTTATCGGCGGTCGGGGAGAAGGAACTTTCAGATATACGCAGAACAAAAATGGGATTTGTTTTTCAGCAGCCGACTATGCTGAAAAATTTGAATATCCTTGACAACATCATTCTTCCATCCATGCGCGACAACAAAAACACCGGGAAAATTTCGGAGAAGGCAAGAGCGCTTATGAAAAGGGTAGGCATTGCAGAGCTTGAAAAGCGAGATATTACACAGGTTTCGGGAGGTCAGCTTCAGCGTGCAGGAATATGCCGCGCACTTATGAACAGCCCAAAAATCATCTTCGGCGACGAGCCGACGGGTGCGCTCAACTCAAAATCTGCGCAGGAGATTATGGACATATTTTCCGAAATTAACACGGACGGTACTGCTGTAATGCTTGTAACTCACGACGCAAAGGTTGCGGCGCGGACAGACCGTATTATGTTCATGCGTGACGGCAAAATTGAAAGCGAATTGAAGCTTCTGAAGTATGACGGGACGGATACGGATGGCAGGGTCGAGAAAGTAATGGTAAAAATGCGGGAAATAGGCATATGA